From the Bacillus sp. FJAT-22090 genome, the window AGGTTCTTATAGTGTTCCTCCGACTGCAGTAGCCGCACTTTTTGGAGCTTTACTAACGAAGGTAGGAATATATGCATTGTTCCGTACTTTTACGCTGATTTTTTATCATGAACCAGATGTTACGCATAGTTTAATCGGTGTAATGGCAGGAATCACTATTGTGGCAGGTTGTATGGGAGCGATTGCGTTCAAGGATGTGCGTCAAATTGTTGCTTATAATGTAGTCATTGCAGTTGGATTTATTTTAATTGGACTAGCAGTTGCGACACCCGCTTCGATTGAAGGATCTATTTATTACATTATCCACGATATGATTGCAAAGGCTATGTTATTTTTACTTGTCGGTACGATGATTCTACTTACTGGAAAAAATAAAATAGATGAGATAAGTGGTCTTATTCGGAACTATCCGATGTTTGGGTGGCTATTTTTCATCGTTACATTGTCTCTTACAGGAATACCTCCACTAAGTGGTTTTGTTGGGAAAATACTGGTAGGGCAAGGAGCAGTGGAAGCAGGTTCATATATTTTATTGGCTTTAGCTTTTATATCTAGTATTGTGGTGTTGTATTCACTACTTCGCATATTTTTAAACTCCTTCTTCGGTGAAACAATTATTAGTTTAGGAGAAGAAATGCCACTTAAGAAAGGATTGCTAATTCCAATTGTTTTATTAGCCATTGGAACAGCTTCACTAGGACTTGGGGCAGAATTTATATCTACCTATGTAAGTGATGCTGCAAAAACTCTTGTCAATCCCGCTATCTATATTGAAGCGGTTTTAGGTGGAGAAAAGTAGAGGAAGAGGTGAATATACATGCCTGCACAGTTTTTACTTAATTTGTTTATCGCGTTTTTATGGATGTTATTACAGGATGAAGATGAGCTAAGAATTACAACCTTTATCGCTGGTTTCCTTGTAGGGATAGGGATTATCTTTTTAATGCATCGTTTTTTTGGTACGCAATTCTACTTAAGAAGATTAGTTTCTATATTAAAACTTATATTTATCTTTATATCAGAGCTAACGTTTTCAAGCATTTTAATTATTAAACAAATATTAAATCCTAGACATAAAATTAAACCTGGGATTTTCACTTATAAAACTGAACTACGAGGTGACTGGGAAATCACAGCACTCGCCATGTTATTAACACTTACTCCAGGTTCTGTCGTAATGGAAGTAAATCCTGAAGGTGATATGTTTTATATTCATGCGATGGATATTGAGAAATCAAAAGAAGATGTATTAAGATCAATTGAGCGATTTGAAAAAGCGATTATGGAGGTGACACGTTGATGATAGAGATGATTCTTTTAGTTGCACTCGCCTTTTTTGCCATTTCCATATCGATTGCTCTTTTTCGAATGATTAAAGGGCCAACGATGCCAGACCGTGCAATAGCTTTAGATATGATTGGTGTCAATCTTCTATCTTCGATTGCTGTTATTTCGATGGTATTAAAAACAATGGCCTTTTTAGAGGCGATTCTTATTTTAGGTATTCTTGCTTTTATTAGTACAATTGCATTCTCGAAGTACATCGAAAGGGGGATTATCGTTGAGCGCAAGTCAGATAATTGAACTTGGTGCAGCTATATTAATCTTATTAGCTAGTATTATGAGTGTTATTAGTGCTTTTGGTATTATAACTCTCCCTGATATTTATACCCGTTCACATGCGGCTACTAAGAGCTCTACGTTAGCTGTATTATTATCCCTTTCTGGAGCGTTTGTTTATTTTTGGGTACATGATGCATTTATTAGCGTAAGGTTAATTTTAGGGATTATATTTGTTTTTTTAACAGCACCTGTCTCGGGGCATCTCATAACTCGTGCGGCGTATCGTTCAGGAGTGAAACTTTCTAATTCTTCAGCGGAGGACGAATTGAAGGAAGTTTTATTTCCAGAAGAGAAAAGTAAGTAAATCAACACCTTCCAAGATTTAGCTTGGAAGGTGTTTTTTTATAAAACTATTCCTTATTCATT encodes:
- a CDS encoding Na+/H+ antiporter subunit D; this encodes MNNLIVLPLIIPIMVGVILVFLRSYIRLQRIISLLAMIGVACVSVFVLNTIQSEGILRLDFGGWEPPFGILFVADSFSMLLVLTASIVTAICLIYAFSSIGERHEKMFFYPFVLFLVAGVNGSLLTGDMFNLFVCFEVMLLASYALITLGGEKVQLRESIKYVVINVVASWFFLVALAFLYGTTGTLNMAHLAERVAEAGQDPLLTTIAIVFLLVFSLKAGLLLFYWLPGSYSVPPTAVAALFGALLTKVGIYALFRTFTLIFYHEPDVTHSLIGVMAGITIVAGCMGAIAFKDVRQIVAYNVVIAVGFILIGLAVATPASIEGSIYYIIHDMIAKAMLFLLVGTMILLTGKNKIDEISGLIRNYPMFGWLFFIVTLSLTGIPPLSGFVGKILVGQGAVEAGSYILLALAFISSIVVLYSLLRIFLNSFFGETIISLGEEMPLKKGLLIPIVLLAIGTASLGLGAEFISTYVSDAAKTLVNPAIYIEAVLGGEK
- a CDS encoding Na+/H+ antiporter subunit E, encoding MPAQFLLNLFIAFLWMLLQDEDELRITTFIAGFLVGIGIIFLMHRFFGTQFYLRRLVSILKLIFIFISELTFSSILIIKQILNPRHKIKPGIFTYKTELRGDWEITALAMLLTLTPGSVVMEVNPEGDMFYIHAMDIEKSKEDVLRSIERFEKAIMEVTR
- a CDS encoding Na(+)/H(+) antiporter subunit F1, producing the protein MIEMILLVALAFFAISISIALFRMIKGPTMPDRAIALDMIGVNLLSSIAVISMVLKTMAFLEAILILGILAFISTIAFSKYIERGIIVERKSDN
- a CDS encoding Na+/H+ antiporter subunit G, translating into MSASQIIELGAAILILLASIMSVISAFGIITLPDIYTRSHAATKSSTLAVLLSLSGAFVYFWVHDAFISVRLILGIIFVFLTAPVSGHLITRAAYRSGVKLSNSSAEDELKEVLFPEEKSK